In Arthrobacter sp. PAMC25284, a single genomic region encodes these proteins:
- the hrcA gene encoding heat-inducible transcriptional repressor HrcA, with translation MSEPRKLEVLRAIVEDYVHSREPVGSKALVERHHLGVSSATIRNDMAALEDEGLIAAPHTSAGRIPTDKGYRLFVDQISAVKPLSQAERRAIQALLEGSEDLDDVLERTVRLLAQLTNQVAVVQYPLLSRAKVRHVEFVLLAPRKVLVVLIADTGKVEQRVIDVGQELPDEALSELRNRFLASLAGTPLSLLALSLQSVVAGCPPARRGAAQALARGLEALALSSREERMVMAGTANLARSNVDFPLSIGPVLEALEEQVVMLRLLSDMAEDPRGVTVSIGRENPYDGLAEASVVATGYGPDATAKVGVLGPTRMDYPTTMAAVRAVARYLSRILGP, from the coding sequence ATGAGTGAACCGCGCAAACTCGAAGTCCTGCGCGCCATCGTGGAGGACTACGTCCATTCCCGTGAGCCCGTCGGGTCCAAAGCCCTGGTGGAACGCCACCACTTGGGCGTCTCGAGTGCCACCATCCGCAATGACATGGCGGCTCTGGAGGACGAAGGCCTGATCGCCGCTCCGCACACGAGTGCGGGCCGGATCCCGACCGACAAGGGCTACCGGCTGTTCGTCGACCAGATTTCCGCCGTCAAACCGTTGTCCCAGGCGGAGCGCCGTGCCATTCAGGCGCTTCTTGAGGGTTCCGAGGATCTCGACGACGTCCTGGAACGGACCGTGCGGCTTCTGGCCCAGCTGACAAACCAGGTCGCCGTCGTGCAGTACCCGCTGCTGAGCCGGGCCAAGGTCCGGCATGTCGAATTCGTGCTGCTGGCGCCCCGGAAGGTGTTGGTGGTGCTTATTGCCGATACCGGCAAGGTGGAACAGCGGGTCATCGACGTCGGGCAGGAACTTCCGGATGAGGCGCTCTCCGAACTGCGGAACCGGTTCCTGGCCAGCTTGGCCGGGACACCACTGAGCTTGTTGGCACTGAGCCTGCAGTCCGTCGTCGCCGGCTGTCCACCGGCCCGGCGAGGGGCAGCCCAGGCGCTGGCCCGCGGCCTGGAGGCACTGGCTTTAAGCAGTCGCGAAGAGCGCATGGTCATGGCCGGCACCGCCAACCTGGCCCGTTCCAACGTGGACTTCCCACTCAGCATCGGCCCCGTCCTGGAGGCACTCGAGGAGCAGGTGGTGATGCTGCGCCTGCTCAGCGACATGGCGGAGGACCCCCGCGGCGTGACCGTGAGCATCGGCCGCGAGAATCCCTACGACGGCCTCGCAGAGGCATCCGTCGTGGCGACCGGCTACGGACCCGATGCGACCGCGAAGGTCGGCGTGCTGGGTCCCACCCGGATGGACTATCCCACCACCATGGCCGCAGTCCGTGCGGTAGCGCGGTACCTGTCGAGGATTCTGGGACCCTGA
- the dnaJ gene encoding molecular chaperone DnaJ — protein sequence MSSHYDVLGVSREATGEEIKKAYRKLARTLHPDVNPGADASDRFKAVTHAYEVLSDPQKRRVYDTTGNENGTDNGFGGGSYSGQGFAFQDIFETFFGAGGGQAGPASRVRRGQDALISVRIDLRDAVFGVNKKLEVDTAVTCPTCEGSCCRPGSHPERCDICGGSGQVQRAVRSILGQVMTTAPCGSCEGFGTVIKDPCNECSGQGRIRSRRSLTVKVPAGVATGTRIQLSGQGEAGPAGGPSGDLYVEIRVNTDATYVRDGDDLHASLNIPMTAAALGTELTLDTFDGQQEIDVKAGTQSGEIITLRGLGVTHLRGYGRGDLKVHLQVETPGKLDPAQEDLLRQLAKLRGEQFTEGKLAASGGVFAKLRDRLGNL from the coding sequence TTGAGCAGCCACTATGACGTTCTTGGAGTCTCCCGCGAAGCGACGGGCGAAGAGATCAAGAAGGCGTACCGCAAACTGGCACGGACCCTGCACCCGGATGTAAATCCGGGGGCGGACGCCTCGGACCGGTTCAAGGCCGTTACCCATGCCTACGAGGTGCTGTCCGATCCACAGAAACGCCGCGTCTACGACACCACCGGAAATGAGAACGGCACCGACAATGGCTTCGGCGGCGGCAGCTACTCCGGACAGGGCTTCGCGTTCCAGGACATCTTTGAGACCTTCTTCGGCGCAGGCGGCGGACAAGCCGGCCCGGCGTCGCGGGTCCGTCGCGGCCAGGACGCCCTGATCAGCGTGCGGATCGATCTGCGTGACGCCGTTTTCGGCGTCAACAAGAAGCTTGAGGTGGACACCGCTGTCACCTGCCCCACCTGCGAAGGTTCCTGCTGCCGTCCCGGCAGCCACCCGGAACGCTGTGACATCTGCGGCGGCAGCGGCCAGGTCCAGCGGGCCGTCCGGTCCATCCTCGGCCAGGTCATGACGACGGCGCCCTGCGGCTCCTGCGAGGGCTTCGGCACCGTCATCAAGGACCCGTGCAATGAGTGCAGCGGCCAGGGCCGGATCCGCAGCCGCCGTTCCCTGACAGTCAAGGTCCCCGCCGGTGTAGCCACCGGCACCCGCATCCAGTTGTCCGGTCAGGGCGAGGCAGGACCGGCCGGTGGTCCGTCCGGCGATCTCTACGTCGAGATCCGGGTGAACACGGATGCCACTTACGTCCGCGACGGGGACGACCTGCACGCAAGCCTGAACATTCCGATGACGGCGGCTGCCCTCGGCACTGAACTGACCTTGGACACCTTCGACGGCCAGCAGGAAATCGACGTCAAGGCCGGAACCCAATCGGGTGAGATCATCACCCTGCGCGGACTCGGCGTCACCCACCTGCGCGGCTACGGCCGCGGCGACCTCAAGGTCCACTTGCAGGTGGAGACCCCGGGCAAGCTCGACCCGGCCCAGGAAGACCTGCTCCGGCAACTGGCGAAGCTGCGCGGTGAACAGTTCACCGAGGGGAAACTGGCAGCCAGCGGTGGCGTCTTCGCCAAACTGCGGGACCGGCTCGGTAACCTGTAG
- a CDS encoding 16S rRNA (uracil(1498)-N(3))-methyltransferase, producing the protein MSNPVFFTEPGTLDQQVPGSTFILGGSEARHAVTVKRLGAGEPVDIADGAGKRLTGTVRAAAPGELTVECSELAVEPRPGIRLVLVQALAKGDRDELGAETATELGIDAVIPWQAERSIVRWKAERAAKAHAKWQSVVTAAAKQARRAWIPEVRAAVDGAGLQSAVAAADFAVILHEDAVRPLRQVLEAWRDSQPPAGGPSGPDREVLLVVGPEGGISPREVTRLCDAGAVTALLGHHVLRSSTAGPAATVLASDILGRW; encoded by the coding sequence GTGAGCAATCCGGTCTTCTTCACCGAACCGGGAACCCTGGACCAGCAGGTTCCCGGTTCGACCTTCATCCTCGGCGGCTCAGAGGCGCGCCACGCCGTTACTGTGAAACGCCTGGGTGCGGGGGAGCCCGTTGACATCGCGGACGGGGCCGGGAAACGGCTCACCGGCACGGTACGCGCCGCCGCCCCCGGCGAGCTCACCGTCGAATGTTCGGAACTCGCCGTTGAACCCCGGCCCGGTATTCGACTCGTCCTGGTCCAGGCCCTTGCCAAGGGCGACCGGGACGAGCTCGGTGCCGAAACCGCGACCGAGCTTGGCATCGACGCCGTCATCCCCTGGCAGGCCGAACGCTCCATCGTCCGCTGGAAAGCCGAACGGGCCGCGAAGGCCCACGCGAAGTGGCAGTCCGTCGTGACCGCGGCGGCCAAGCAGGCCCGCCGTGCCTGGATCCCCGAGGTCCGGGCAGCGGTCGACGGCGCCGGTCTGCAGTCCGCCGTGGCGGCCGCGGACTTCGCCGTCATCCTGCACGAGGACGCGGTCCGACCGCTGCGGCAGGTGCTGGAGGCGTGGCGGGATTCCCAGCCGCCCGCCGGCGGGCCGTCCGGCCCGGACCGTGAGGTGCTGCTGGTTGTGGGCCCCGAAGGCGGGATCAGCCCGCGCGAGGTCACCCGGCTGTGCGATGCCGGTGCCGTTACCGCCTTACTGGGCCACCACGTGCTGCGTTCCTCCACAGCGGGTCCCGCCGCGACTGTGCTGGCCAGCGATATTCTCGGCC